In Streptomyces sp. NBC_00704, a genomic segment contains:
- a CDS encoding DNA cytosine methyltransferase, with product MILDLFAGPGGWSRALHVFGVRDIGLEWDEWACKTRAAAGQLTIRTDVARYPTWPFIGRTRGMIASPPCQAWSMAGKRLGLLDQPLVYAAVADLAAGRDSRERLLAACRDERSLLAAEPMRYLYALNTVGEPDWVAMEEVPHVLPLWKQYAAVLREWGFSVWYGILNAADFGVPQTRKRAILLASRVRTVQPPTPTHSQLAEPESLFGPGRARWVSMAEALGWGATDRPVPTVCAGGGPGGGPEPFPSGSRKTLSDARERGTWMPRPDGVVLQSRREGAGWAARHGTRENRAADAPAPTFTAEAHRWSWSLRSNNQANATVRPLSEPAGTLFFGHRANECTWIAEPASPPAEEADAPTVPEPIRITAREAGLLQTFPADYPWAGNKGQQFSQIGNAVPPLLAGHLLAPHLGVTLDPDDFTLAA from the coding sequence GTGATACTCGACCTCTTCGCGGGGCCGGGCGGCTGGAGCAGGGCGCTGCACGTCTTCGGCGTGCGCGACATCGGGCTGGAATGGGACGAGTGGGCGTGCAAGACCCGGGCCGCGGCTGGGCAGTTGACCATCCGCACCGACGTGGCAAGGTATCCGACCTGGCCCTTCATCGGCCGCACACGCGGAATGATCGCTTCCCCTCCGTGCCAGGCGTGGAGCATGGCCGGCAAACGCCTCGGCCTGCTCGACCAGCCGCTGGTGTACGCGGCGGTCGCGGACCTGGCCGCCGGACGCGACTCCCGCGAACGCCTCCTCGCCGCATGCCGTGACGAGCGCTCCCTGCTCGCAGCCGAGCCGATGCGCTATCTGTACGCCCTGAACACGGTCGGCGAGCCCGACTGGGTCGCCATGGAGGAAGTGCCTCACGTCCTGCCCTTGTGGAAGCAGTACGCGGCCGTCCTGCGCGAGTGGGGGTTCTCCGTCTGGTACGGGATCCTCAACGCGGCCGACTTCGGCGTCCCGCAGACCAGGAAGCGGGCGATACTCCTGGCCTCCCGCGTCCGTACGGTGCAGCCTCCTACCCCCACGCACTCCCAACTGGCCGAACCGGAGTCGCTGTTCGGTCCCGGCCGCGCCCGCTGGGTCAGCATGGCCGAGGCTCTGGGATGGGGCGCGACCGACCGGCCCGTCCCCACCGTCTGCGCGGGCGGTGGACCCGGCGGCGGACCCGAACCGTTCCCGTCGGGCTCCCGCAAGACACTGTCCGACGCCCGCGAGCGCGGCACCTGGATGCCCCGGCCGGACGGAGTGGTCCTGCAGTCCCGCCGCGAAGGCGCCGGATGGGCGGCCCGGCACGGCACACGCGAGAACCGAGCCGCCGACGCTCCGGCGCCGACGTTCACCGCCGAGGCGCACCGCTGGTCCTGGTCCCTGCGCAGCAACAACCAGGCAAACGCCACTGTCCGTCCACTGTCCGAGCCGGCTGGCACGCTGTTCTTCGGGCACCGCGCGAACGAGTGCACTTGGATCGCCGAGCCCGCCTCACCGCCGGCCGAAGAAGCCGATGCGCCCACCGTTCCCGAGCCGATCCGGATCACCGCCCGCGAGGCCGGCCTCCTGCAGACCTTCCCCGCCGACTACCCCTGGGCTGGCAACAAGGGCCAGCAGTTCTCCCAGATCGGCAACGCCGTTCCCCCGCTGCTCGCCGGCCACCTCCTCGCCCCGCACCTCGGCGTCACCCTCGACCCCGACGACTTCACCCTCGCCGCCTGA
- a CDS encoding DnaB-like helicase N-terminal domain-containing protein, translated as MPHAPEPDEDDLDAIAPPQPVFHVEQALLGALLLDPYRLYDVSGIAADSFSTAAHAALYAAISTLPLPDPAEHAKNTKWLDRVLATGREQARGLTASYLHTLVQVCPWSRHAPAYARMVEAEHARRRLQTAAERLVQTARDVSLPHPVQAVLAEADALAAVVDDIAARFPPRAGVLPRTAAPSPPVAPDYTEAVEEEQMLLATATANPADIESVRWLLPDDLTLPLHAGLWQCLTALARRREPVDPVTVLWEAQQRGLLDDGSEPGDVLHLLAEPAGSVEHWSERALQRSLLATADRTGRRIEAYAGDTANTPFQLVVGARRSLADIGAVRTRWQHATGTVPTPQPRPAPTTRAGPPTTTAAYTGRATRATR; from the coding sequence ATGCCTCACGCCCCCGAACCCGACGAAGACGACCTCGACGCCATCGCACCGCCCCAGCCTGTGTTCCACGTCGAGCAGGCCCTGCTCGGGGCCCTCCTCCTCGACCCGTACCGCCTGTACGACGTGAGCGGCATCGCCGCCGACTCGTTCTCCACCGCCGCGCACGCTGCCCTGTACGCCGCGATCAGCACCCTGCCACTGCCCGACCCTGCCGAGCACGCAAAGAACACCAAGTGGCTCGACCGCGTGCTCGCCACGGGACGCGAGCAGGCTCGCGGGCTGACCGCCTCGTACCTGCACACCCTCGTTCAGGTCTGTCCCTGGTCCCGCCACGCGCCTGCCTACGCGCGGATGGTCGAGGCCGAACATGCCCGCCGCCGTCTGCAGACGGCCGCCGAACGCCTCGTCCAGACCGCCCGCGACGTCTCCCTCCCGCACCCCGTCCAGGCGGTGCTCGCCGAGGCCGACGCGCTCGCCGCGGTCGTGGACGACATCGCAGCCCGCTTCCCGCCCCGCGCAGGCGTACTGCCCCGCACCGCGGCACCATCGCCGCCCGTCGCGCCCGACTACACGGAGGCGGTCGAGGAGGAGCAGATGCTGCTCGCGACCGCCACCGCCAACCCCGCCGACATCGAGTCCGTCCGGTGGCTACTACCCGACGACCTCACCCTGCCCTTGCACGCCGGCCTGTGGCAGTGCCTGACCGCCCTGGCGCGCCGCCGCGAGCCCGTCGACCCCGTCACCGTCCTGTGGGAGGCCCAACAGCGCGGCCTGCTCGACGACGGAAGCGAACCGGGCGACGTGCTCCACCTGCTGGCCGAACCGGCCGGTTCCGTGGAGCACTGGAGCGAGCGCGCACTGCAGCGCTCCCTCCTGGCCACCGCCGATCGCACCGGTCGGCGCATCGAGGCGTACGCCGGCGACACGGCGAACACCCCGTTCCAGCTCGTCGTCGGCGCCCGCCGCTCCCTCGCCGACATCGGCGCCGTCCGCACCCGCTGGCAGCACGCCACCGGAACGGTCCCGACGCCGCAACCGCGACCGGCGCCCACAACCCGTGCCGGCCCGCCAACAACGACGGCCGCGTACACCGGCCGCGCCACGCGAGCAACCCGATAG
- a CDS encoding DUF317 domain-containing protein: protein MTPTIDAHVRLDTHPTHPSAVTAVLTGTQAHVAHLSLEAADWIVVADNLLVLVRIDHEEPYWAKDAAKHLSADGITVEITPRLQEAMDEEWTWANYPMPWCTRSEIREVSNQAQKIHDDIRHGQLLIHAHAHDGHTTVAVGTYLHRNGKSVYLHGEDHLRQVTDTFGSPAGALLAFEKVHGAEMRPGPAPLTDTERAAAEARAPLSLTAVKAEPARPEPEIVPAYLADAGDHDALLDAFIDSHSEWEKWRTWSDETTHAIHESQTLRIERVHETPAHETAWTVAAYETPVSDRMWVLTATGATPAPMLEELLNHLAEGDGWDAAISAPVDEKMVTVATQPLSDAGWKHTVDGRWIRWKSPTGDAGVQFDAFTAQHPSHNLATWTVWAGPGPGRPTWAVTASPHTPSSLLADLSEALAHKTGTRHPQTGTPERRTSLVTSPPVTPAVAATPAASRTR from the coding sequence GTGACTCCCACCATCGACGCCCACGTTCGCCTCGACACCCACCCCACCCATCCAAGCGCCGTGACTGCCGTCCTGACCGGCACCCAGGCCCACGTTGCCCACCTGAGTCTGGAGGCAGCCGACTGGATCGTCGTCGCCGACAACCTCCTGGTCCTGGTCCGCATCGACCACGAGGAGCCCTACTGGGCCAAGGACGCAGCCAAGCATCTGTCCGCCGACGGCATCACCGTGGAGATCACCCCTCGGCTCCAGGAGGCCATGGACGAGGAATGGACCTGGGCGAACTATCCGATGCCTTGGTGCACCCGCAGCGAAATCCGCGAGGTCTCCAATCAGGCGCAGAAGATCCACGACGACATCCGCCACGGCCAGCTCCTCATCCACGCCCACGCCCACGACGGCCACACCACCGTCGCGGTCGGCACCTACCTCCACCGCAACGGCAAGTCCGTCTATCTCCACGGCGAGGACCACCTGCGCCAGGTCACCGACACCTTCGGCTCACCCGCTGGGGCCCTGCTCGCCTTCGAGAAGGTCCACGGCGCCGAGATGCGTCCCGGCCCGGCACCCCTGACCGACACCGAACGCGCCGCTGCCGAGGCCCGCGCCCCGCTCTCCCTCACCGCAGTCAAGGCCGAACCGGCCCGTCCGGAGCCGGAGATCGTCCCGGCCTACCTGGCCGATGCCGGTGACCACGACGCGCTCCTCGACGCGTTCATCGACTCCCACAGCGAATGGGAGAAGTGGCGGACTTGGTCGGACGAGACGACCCACGCCATCCACGAGTCCCAGACCCTGCGCATCGAGCGCGTCCACGAAACGCCCGCTCACGAAACAGCGTGGACCGTGGCCGCCTACGAGACACCCGTATCCGACCGCATGTGGGTCCTCACCGCGACCGGCGCCACCCCCGCCCCGATGTTGGAGGAGCTGCTGAATCACCTCGCCGAAGGCGACGGCTGGGACGCGGCCATCAGCGCCCCGGTGGACGAGAAGATGGTCACCGTGGCCACGCAGCCCCTCTCCGACGCCGGATGGAAGCACACCGTGGACGGGCGATGGATCCGCTGGAAGTCCCCCACCGGGGACGCGGGCGTCCAGTTCGACGCCTTCACCGCCCAGCACCCGAGCCACAACCTGGCCACCTGGACCGTCTGGGCCGGTCCCGGCCCTGGCCGGCCCACCTGGGCCGTCACCGCGTCCCCACACACCCCGAGTTCGCTGCTGGCCGATCTCTCCGAGGCCCTCGCCCACAAAACCGGCACTCGCCACCCACAGACCGGAACCCCCGAACGCAGAACGAGCCTCGTCACCAGCCCGCCGGTCACCCCCGCGGTCGCGGCCACCCCCGCTGCCAGCCGTACACGCTGA
- a CDS encoding DUF5655 domain-containing protein, which translates to MSGLKLFRTDTTNSGMTEVTPRLAEAEADVQGLVEAHMETLLGVRFLASEYGTGPVHGGRIDSLGLDENGSPVIVEYKRGVDAGVINQGLFYLAWLMDHRAEFEQLVRDRLGVTAAAQVLWSGPRLICIAGDFTRYDVHAVREHRRSIDLVRYRLFGSDLLGLETVASVSGGMQVARRPRRQAVARAAAGAGGASMVELANAVDEVLLGLGDGVNRVERKTYRAYQRLRNFACLCPPQRSKLLVYLKVDPQDVDLVPGFTRDVSGLGHHGTGDLEVQLRTPRDVERAQDLFRASYAAA; encoded by the coding sequence GTGTCGGGCCTGAAGCTGTTCCGCACGGACACGACGAATAGCGGCATGACCGAGGTCACGCCGCGTCTTGCTGAGGCCGAGGCAGATGTGCAAGGTCTCGTCGAGGCGCACATGGAGACGTTGCTGGGTGTCCGGTTCCTGGCGAGCGAGTACGGCACGGGGCCGGTTCACGGGGGCCGCATCGATTCGCTCGGGCTGGACGAGAACGGATCGCCGGTCATCGTCGAGTACAAGCGCGGTGTCGACGCCGGCGTCATCAACCAGGGCTTGTTCTACCTGGCGTGGCTGATGGACCATCGCGCCGAGTTCGAGCAGCTGGTCCGCGACCGGCTCGGGGTGACGGCCGCGGCCCAGGTCCTGTGGAGCGGACCGCGCCTGATCTGTATCGCCGGCGACTTCACGCGCTACGACGTGCATGCCGTGCGCGAGCACCGGAGGTCGATCGATCTGGTCCGCTACCGACTCTTCGGCAGCGACCTGCTTGGCCTTGAGACCGTGGCGTCCGTGAGCGGCGGCATGCAGGTAGCACGCCGGCCGCGCCGCCAGGCGGTTGCCAGGGCGGCGGCCGGCGCCGGGGGCGCGTCGATGGTGGAGCTGGCGAACGCTGTCGACGAGGTACTGCTCGGGCTCGGGGACGGTGTGAACCGCGTCGAGCGTAAGACCTACCGGGCCTATCAGCGGCTGCGGAACTTCGCCTGCCTCTGCCCGCCGCAGCGCAGCAAGCTGCTGGTCTACCTGAAGGTCGACCCGCAGGACGTCGACCTCGTTCCGGGTTTCACCCGTGACGTGTCCGGCCTCGGTCACCACGGGACGGGTGATCTGGAGGTGCAGCTGCGTACGCCGCGAGACGTGGAGCGGGCGCAGGATTTGTTCCGGGCCAGCTACGCGGCGGCGTGA
- a CDS encoding NUDIX domain-containing protein → MTTRLIAAVLVTDPDNGRLLILRRSSHLDFAPDEWDVPSGKGEPREPITATAVRELKEETGVVVAETDLRLVHVVHGCWGAEAPGMFMALVFHTDQWSGTPRNAEPHKHDTIAWVPPDDLPRPFTRTTLAAVKRYLDGGLILSLDGWPEG, encoded by the coding sequence ATGACGACGCGACTCATCGCTGCTGTTCTCGTCACGGATCCTGACAACGGCAGACTCCTCATCCTGCGGCGGAGCAGCCACTTGGATTTCGCGCCTGACGAATGGGACGTCCCCAGCGGGAAGGGCGAACCCCGGGAACCGATCACCGCGACTGCGGTACGAGAACTGAAGGAGGAGACGGGCGTCGTCGTCGCCGAGACGGACCTGCGCCTCGTCCACGTCGTCCATGGCTGCTGGGGAGCGGAGGCCCCAGGGATGTTCATGGCCCTGGTCTTCCACACCGACCAGTGGAGCGGTACTCCTCGCAATGCGGAGCCGCACAAGCACGACACCATCGCCTGGGTGCCTCCGGACGACCTTCCGCGACCCTTTACACGCACCACCCTGGCCGCGGTCAAGCGGTACTTGGACGGGGGCTTGATCCTCTCGTTGGACGGCTGGCCAGAGGGCTGA
- a CDS encoding IS5 family transposase, with the protein MLVYPSGIDVSSSALRFLAARLREHRRALGTRWRRLNAGRQALLTLAHLRNGQPYAQLAAGFGIGTTTAYRYITEAVNLLAALAPTLTEAVQAASTKAYVILDGTLLPIDRIAADRPFYSGKHKKHGMNVQVIADPKGRLLWASSALAGAVHDVRAAREHGIIKALAEADITCWADKGYRGAGGTVRLPYRGRWHSLSTGQQAVNRSHAKIRALVEQAIATLKFWRLLRKLRCSTTRITSLVQAVLVLQLAATC; encoded by the coding sequence ATGCTTGTCTACCCTTCCGGCATCGACGTGTCCAGCTCTGCCCTGCGCTTCCTCGCCGCGCGCCTGAGGGAACACCGCCGCGCTCTCGGAACCCGATGGCGACGCCTGAACGCAGGCCGACAGGCCCTGCTCACCCTCGCCCACCTGCGCAATGGCCAGCCCTACGCCCAGCTCGCGGCCGGATTCGGGATCGGCACCACCACTGCCTACCGATACATCACCGAGGCCGTCAACCTCCTGGCCGCCCTCGCCCCCACCCTCACCGAAGCCGTACAAGCGGCATCGACGAAGGCGTACGTGATCCTGGACGGGACACTCCTACCCATCGACCGAATCGCCGCCGATCGCCCGTTCTACTCGGGCAAACACAAGAAGCACGGCATGAACGTGCAGGTCATAGCCGATCCAAAGGGGCGTCTGCTGTGGGCTTCATCAGCCTTGGCCGGCGCCGTCCACGACGTCCGGGCCGCACGCGAGCACGGCATCATCAAGGCACTCGCCGAGGCCGACATCACCTGCTGGGCAGACAAGGGCTACCGGGGTGCAGGCGGCACGGTCCGTCTCCCTTACCGCGGCCGATGGCACAGCCTCTCCACTGGCCAGCAGGCCGTCAACCGGTCCCACGCAAAGATCCGTGCGCTGGTCGAGCAGGCCATCGCCACCCTCAAGTTCTGGCGCCTCCTCCGCAAACTCCGCTGCTCGACGACCCGCATCACGAGCCTCGTCCAAGCCGTCCTCGTCCTCCAGCTCGCTGCCACGTGCTGA
- a CDS encoding transposase family protein encodes MIKVLEAFDHEKGSRSRAILPDRCPEAALRGHDSTCPEPSQLTCLADVLGRIPDPRRVRGRRCRLGSLLALCLVTVLGGATSLAAIARFAADTDYDLREQLGLTSSTPNASTLGRLLARLDGDALDDAVGAWLARYAADPVNEPGDTLVGLAVDDKTVRGSRTDGTAVHLLAAALHTGQTVIAQRQIAAKSNEYPPSPHRWTGSPCTESSSPPAATTS; translated from the coding sequence ATGATCAAGGTTCTCGAAGCCTTTGATCACGAAAAGGGGTCGCGTTCGCGTGCCATCCTCCCTGATCGGTGTCCTGAAGCGGCACTGCGCGGACACGATTCCACCTGTCCGGAACCGTCACAGCTCACCTGCCTGGCGGACGTGCTGGGCCGGATCCCCGATCCCCGCCGGGTCCGGGGTCGCCGCTGCCGCCTAGGCTCCCTGCTTGCGCTGTGCCTGGTCACCGTCCTCGGCGGAGCCACGTCCCTGGCGGCTATCGCCCGCTTCGCCGCCGATACCGACTACGACCTGCGCGAACAACTCGGACTGACCTCCAGCACGCCAAATGCCTCCACCCTGGGACGACTCCTGGCCCGCTTGGACGGCGACGCCCTGGACGACGCCGTGGGGGCCTGGCTCGCCCGGTACGCCGCCGACCCGGTCAACGAACCCGGCGACACTCTGGTCGGTCTTGCCGTCGACGACAAGACCGTGCGCGGCTCCCGCACCGACGGCACAGCCGTCCACCTGCTCGCCGCCGCGCTCCACACCGGCCAGACCGTGATCGCCCAGCGCCAGATCGCCGCGAAGAGCAACGAATACCCGCCTTCGCCCCACCGCTGGACCGGATCGCCCTGCACGGAGTCGTCGTCACCGCCAGCGGCCACTACCTCCTAG